One Chelatococcus sp. HY11 genomic window, CTAAAGCGACAGACCGCCATCTACAATGATTGTCTGTCCGGTAATGAAGCCGGCTTCGCTGGAACATAGAAACGCCACAGCAGCAGCCACATCGGCACCGACTCCGAAGCGACGCAGCGGCGTGCGGCGCTTGGAGTTAGCCCAAACCTCCTCGGTATAGGTGGTCTGCATCAAGGCGCCCCCGATGCCTACCTCCATGATGCCTGGCGCTACGGTGTTGGCCCTTACCCCGAAGCGACCCTCCTCCTTTGCTATTGCCCTGCACAGCGTTTCCGTTCCCGCCTTTGAGATGGCGGAGAGGGCATCGCCTGGAACGAACCAGTGCGAAGCGACGGAACCGATATTCACGAGGCTGCCACGCGTCTCGCGCAGGACCGGAAGCACATGCCGAACCAATGCGATGAAGCCCATCAACTCGACCGTGACGACTTCCTGCCACTGTTGATGCGCTAGCTTAGACACGTATTCCTGAGGGATGTGGACGCCGGACGAGTAGATGACAGCAC contains:
- a CDS encoding SDR family oxidoreductase — its product is MMREDGGALVLGGTGGLGSAIVRRLAVNWPYVDFTYRSSAAKARAIVSDLEEITSIAAHPLEISDDNAIAAVIQAAHRRSNGGLRAVIYSSGVHIPQEYVSKLAHQQWQEVVTVELMGFIALVRHVLPVLRETRGSLVNIGSVASHWFVPGDALSAISKAGTETLCRAIAKEEGRFGVRANTVAPGIMEVGIGGALMQTTYTEEVWANSKRRTPLRRFGVGADVAAAVAFLCSSEAGFITGQTIIVDGGLSL